The genomic interval CTGGATTGTTGGGATTTTCAGAAGAAAAGACTACATGACGTGTTTCTTTGCCGATATAATAGCCATCCTGTTTTTTCATTTCTTCTTTTTCACCATCGATTTCGATATAACCAGGGCCTCCAATATTAATGACTCCTAATTCACGGCGTTCCAAGAAATAATCTACACCTAATTGTTTATCTAAACTAATTTCCAATGACGTTTCAGTTGGCGTAACTCCACCGAAAATCATGCGGTCATTATGTGTATAAGTTAAACTGATTTCTCCAGGTATAAATACTTTTTCTACTAAAAATTCTTTTCTCAATTGTTCTGTAGAGTAATGACGAATATCCTCTGGGCTATGTGTATAACGAGTTTCCATATTTTGCATTTTAAAGTCGCTCCTATCGATTTATTTTTCCAGAACCAGCTAGTAAAAAGCTGTTGACTTCTGGTTCGCTAAATTGATTACAATCACCATAAATAGTATGTTTTAAAGCAGATGCAGCTGTAGCAAAATTAATAATCTCCTGAGGAGCGTTTTGAACTAATATTCCATGAAGAATACCTCCCGCAAAAGCATCCCCTCCTCCTACTCTATCAACAATGGGATTAATTAGATGTTTTTGAGATTCATAGTAGCTATCATTCATCCATAGTGTTCCTATTAATTCATTGCTACTAGCAGAAAGTACTTTTCTTTTCGTTGAATATAAAATAGAGATATTTGGAAACTTCTTCTGTATTTCTTGATAGTAGTATGCTAATTCATTATCATTGCCAGTGTATTCAGAAATTCCTAAAAGATAGATTGCATCAAGCTTGCCCGCTGAACAATAATCTACTAGTGGTAAAATTTCTGAAATCGCCTCTCCCGCTTCTTTTTGCGACCATAATTTTCCTCGATAGTTAATATCAAAGCTGATTTTACAGCCAGCCTCTTTTGCCGCCTTTATGAGCGTAATAGTGTTTTTTTTCCAATTCGAGGATAAAGCAGGAGTAATCCCTGAAATATGAAAGATATCGACATTTTTAAATAGTTCTTCATTTTGCCATTCACTTTCTGCTATTTCCGCAAAACTCGAACCTGCTCGATCATAAATGACATTCGCTGCTCTTTCACCAATTCCCGCTTCCATATAGTAAGTGCCTAATCTAGATCCCCCGCTTAAGAGAAAATCTGTATGAACGCCATAACGACTTAAATGCTTTTTCACTCCTTCTCCTACACCGTTGTCTGGAATTTTACTAGCAAAATAGACATCATGGCCAAAATTAGCAAGCGAAATTGCTACATTTGCTTCTCCCCCGCCATAGTGAGCATGTAGATTTTCGGCCTGTGCTATGCGAATTCCAGAATCAGTCGAAAGACGAAGCATGATTTCACCTAATGTGACAACCTTCCCCATATTTATGCTCCTTTAATTTGATGAAATTTTTCCATGTACTGACCAGCAACCTCTGTAACTTTTTCAAAGTCTCCATTTGCTACGGGTGCTAATAGATTCCCTCCAACCCCTACAGCAACTACTCCAGCTTTAAACCAATCCTCCATGTTTTCCAAGCTAACCCCGCCTGTTGGCATAATATTCAAGTGGGGGATTGGCGCTTTGAAAGCGGACACAATATTTGGCCCATAAGCACTACCTGGGAATAGCTTGATGATATCTACCCCTGCCTTCAATGCCTCTTTCATTTCCGTAATCGTTAAACATCCAGGAAGATACGGTATTTGATATAGATTACATAGTTCGGCCGTTTCTTTATCAAAGTTTGGACTAACAATATATTCTGCTCCAGCCATAATTGCTAGACGAGCCGTTACTGCATCTAAAACAGTACCTGCACCAATTACAATTTCCGAATCATGCTTATACATTTCCACTAATTCGCTAATAGCTTTATCTGCATTGGGAACAGTAAAAGTTAATTCGATTCCCTTCATGCCTCCCTGAACTACCGCGCTACTTGCCTTTACAGCCTCTTCCTTACTGTTGCCACGAACTACCGCGATAACTCCCGCTCCTTTTAAGCGTTGTAATGTCTCAACTCGTTTCAACTCTACCACTCTTTTCTTATTTAGAAATTAATATTTACTATTAAGAAATACACAACTTGATTATACATACTTTTCCGAAAAATGTAAACGTTAATCATAAAATAAAAAAAATCGCCGAAACGATTTAATGAGTCCACGTTTGCGTTAACTCCTTTTTTGTTTCGACGATAGCCTTAATTATTTGGTTTTTAAAGTCTTCTGTGAGTCTATATTTTGGCATACTTACACTAAATGCTCCAATGATTTCCCCATCTTTTTTTAATGATGCTCCAATACAGAAAATGTCTTTCTCCATTTCCTCATCATCAAAGGCAATCCCAGTTTCTCTAACTTTCTGTAATTCAGAAGCCAATTTTATAGAGTTGGTTATGGTATGTTCCGTATATGGAACTAATGGAGTTGCTTTTATATAATCTAAAAAATCCTCTTCTTCCAATTCTGCAAGGACTGCTTTCCCCATTGCTGAACTATACAATGGCCTTGTTATCCCCACTCTTGATGACATTCTTATTGTCTGATGTTTAGCATCTAACTTATTTACATATAATATTTCATTATCGATCAAAACACCTAGATGGATTGTTTCATCAATTAATTTTTGCAGTTTTTCTAAATAAGGCAATGTTACCTCTACTAAGTCCAGTTGATCCACACCTTGATTGGCATACCGAATAAGCTTGGATCCTAACCGATAACTTTTATTTTTATCCCTGCTAACAAAGCCGATTAACAATAAAGTATCCAATATTTTCAAGGTAGTGGAAGTAGTCATTTCTGTGTTCTTCGCAATGCTTTGCAAGGACTGATTTGGATTCTCTGAAAGATAGTCCATAATTTTTGCTGCCCTTAATAAAACCGTTCCATATGGTTTCGTTTTCTCCATTATACACCCTCTTTTCCAATAAAGAAATTATATACTAAAAGTGGGTAAAATAAAAGTCCTCTTCACCAAATGAAAAAGAGAATATCTTTTCTTTTTATCTTGAATGAATCTAATAAGTAAATTGCTATTTTATGATAGCGATAATATTTGAATGATTGTTTTCATTACAGCATCTTCTTCATTGGAACGAGTAATAAAATTTGCTGCATTTTTTAATTCTTCCACTGCATTTCGAACAGCAAAACTATAGCTACTACGACCCATAAGTTCTATATCATTATATCCATCCCCAAATGCCATTGTTTCTTCCGGGGTAACATTTAATAACAATTGTAAATGTTCAACAGTTGTCCCCTTATGTACATTTGCATTGGCTATATCAATCCACCCTGCCTCAGATGCCACAATATATGCAGATTCAAAAAAGGAAGATAATTTTTCTCTTGTTTCAAAACATTTAAGTAGTGGATCATGAATCGTTATTTTCACAAAATCATCTGTTATTTCTTCAAAGTCAGATACTTTGCTTACTTTCGCATAAGATTTTCGGACAATTGATGCTTCTATCCCTCGATTTTTTTTCAGCATTCTTGCTGGATTTCTACCTACAACCCCATTATCTGGTACATCCTTTTCTATCAGCATTAGACCGTCAATTCTATAAGGTTTCCTTCCGGATCTTCTATCACACTTTCATAATAGCCATCACCTGTTAGCCGAGGCCCATTAACTAATAGATAGCCATCCTTTTGTAATCGTTCTGTCAGCTCATTAACAGCTTCTTCACTTCCTAATGAAATAGCAAGATGCGCCCAGCCAATTCTATCATTTGAATCCGGCTTATCTACTCCTGCTTTACGCATAAGTTCTATTCGTGCTCCCTCCTTAAATGATAGAAAATAGGATTCAAATTTCTTCTCTATGTTTCGATATTTTGAATTTGCCGTCCCCTCAAAATAGGTAGTATAAAATTTCTTCATCCCTTCTAAATCTTTGACCCAAATTGCTACATGTTCTATTTTCATTTGTCTGTCACTCCTTATATGATTAAATTACTTTAGACACACTTTCTTTTACATTTCTTTTATTTAATACAAAATTTAACCGTTCTGTTCCCCACAACATCATGATAATAAAGCCTGCAATCATATATGGAAAAATCCCTATCGTAGAGTGAGTAGCCATAAAACCAAGAAGAGGAGGAAGGAAGGTACTTCCAGTATAAGCAACAGCCATCTGATATCCCATTATGGTCTGAGCATGTTGCTTCCCAAATCTTGTTGGTGTTTCATGAAGCATACAAGGAAATATTGGTGCTAATCCTAAACCAACCATAATAAATCCTGCTAATGACCATATTTCTGGAAACGGTAATAATAAAAGGATTGCACCAACTAATGCGACTATTTGTCCCATACGAATAAGCTTTCGATTACTCATTTTTAACGTAATAAAACCAGTAATGAATCGGCCAATAGTAATTCCAGCGTAATATAAGGAAACCCATTTCGCCGCTGTATCTATGGATATGTTTTTGATAGTAACCAGATAGCTGCTTCCCCAAAGCCCCACTGTTGCTTCAGCCCCACAATAAAATAAAAATGAAAGCAAAGCTAGCTTCATTCCCCTAATTTTCCAGGACCTGTTGTTAGCTGCTTCTTCTTTATCCAATGGGCTATTTAAGGTTTCTTCTTCTCTATTCACATTACTATTGCTGTTATCTCCAACCTTTTTCCAAAGTGGCAAAGTGAACAATAAAATAATGACTAATGTTAATTGAAGACCAGCAATAGCAAGATAACCACTTCGCCAAGATTCCTGTGTCGAAATAAAATGTGCCATAATGATAGGACCAAGCGTTGCGCCAACTCCCCAAAAACAATGAAGCCAACTCATATGATGTGCCTTATAATGGGTAGCGACATAGTTGTTTAATCCGGTGTCGACTGCACCAGCCCCTAATCCAAGTGGTATAGCAAAAATAAACAGCCAAATGATAGTAGGTGCTATATAAAATCCTAATAATGCCCCAGCAGTCATGAGGCAGCTTACAAATGTAACCATTCCAGTCCCAAACTTTTTAAGGACAGCTCCGCTAATAAAACTAGAAACTATGGTTCCGCCTGCTATCGTCATAAAAAGCACACCAGCAGTCTCAAGTGGTGTATCAAAGTCTAATTGCATGAGTGACCACGATACTCCCAGTAATGAATCAGGTAAGCCTAAACTGATAAATGCTAAATAAATAATGACTAAAAAAAATGTAGCCATAAATACCTCCCTTTTGATTAATATCATTAGACATTATATTGGTTATACTTCCTTCCTTCCGTTAATCATTAAATCAAGGCTGAGACGCTGTAACCCATATAAATAGTCTTTTTTCCAATCACTCACCCTAAATTCCGGAAGATGTTCTGGGGGAATATATTTCGCGCTTTGTTTTTTCAGTTGGTTAATTGTCATTGGACTTACTTCATCATCGCAGAAAATAATCACATCTGGGTTAATAATTGCCGAAAAGGAAGCAATGAGCCTACTTGTTGCATCCAATTCTTCTTCCTTCGAAATAAAGCTTTTTCCCTTTTTAAAAACCTCCCCAAAATTTCGATTATTATATTGTGGCACAAAGGATACTTCGCCAGCAAAATGCGAGCTTCCTCGTACAATCTTTCCATTAACAATAATCCCAGCTCCCGGCCCATTTTGACCTGAATATAGATAAACAAGGGATATATTGGTCTTCTTCTCCTGCTGATTTTGATATCCTAACACCGCTGCATTCATATCATTTTCTATTACAACCGGGATAGAAAAATAATGTTCTAAGCATCCCTTTAAATCAAAGTTGTGAAGATATTCATACTCAGGAATGTAAATGATTCGTCCATTATCAACCGAACCAGGCACGCCAATGGAGATAGAACTAATCTTTGGATATTGAGTTATTAGCAATTCCACATATTCGATCAGTAATTTTACATTGTCATCCTTTAATGCACTAGAAATTTTTCCTACAGCCTTTTCTTCACCTAGACAGTTAAACACAATGTAATTGGTTTCTGTCCTTTCTAAAAAAATGGCTAACCCCAACGTATATTCTGGATTATAAGTATACCGCTTTGCTCTTCTTCCGCCACTTGAATCGTCTAAACCCGCTGACAGCAGTTCTCCATCCTTTTCCATTTGAGCTGTGAATTTACTAATGGTAGGAAAGCTGATTCCTAATTTATCACTAAGCTCTACCTTCGTTGCACTTCCATTAGCCAAAAGAAATTGACGAATATTTTGTTGAATGATTATTTTCATTGATTTTGGAGTTGCATCCATTTCGTTCACAACCTTTCCAGCCAACTTATTAAAGATATTTAATAAGTAATCAAAATAAAACTTATTAAACATCTTTAATAAGTACTTGAGGCAAATATAACACACGAATTTTGGAAATGCAATACAGTTCTCCTACACTCAAAAATATTTCCTACCTGCCCAAAATAAAAGAAGACGAACTTCAATGGTTCGCCTTCTTAACTGGATATATTAACCGATGCTGCCTTCCATTTCGAACTTGATCAAACGGTTCATCTCTACTGCATATTCCATCGGTAATTCTTTTGTAAATGGCTCGATAAAGCCCATTACGATCATTTCTGTTGCTTCTTCTTCAGATATACCTCTACTCATTAAGTAGAATAATTGCTCTTCTGATACTTTTGAAACTTTTGCTTCGTGCTCTAATGAAATATTATCATTTAAAATTTCATTATAAGGAATTGTATCAGAAGTAGATTTATTATCCATAATTAGTGTGTCACATTCGATATTAGAACGAGCACCATCTGCTTTGCGTCCAAAGTGAACAATACCACGGTATGTTACTTTTCCGCCTTGTTTCGAAATAGATTTAGAAACAATCGTAGAAGATGTATTTGGAGCTAAATGAAGCATTTTTGCTCCAGCATCTTGGTGTTGACCTTTACCTGCAAGAGCAATCGATAAAGTCATCCC from Niallia sp. FSL W8-0635 carries:
- a CDS encoding sugar kinase, giving the protein MGKVVTLGEIMLRLSTDSGIRIAQAENLHAHYGGGEANVAISLANFGHDVYFASKIPDNGVGEGVKKHLSRYGVHTDFLLSGGSRLGTYYMEAGIGERAANVIYDRAGSSFAEIAESEWQNEELFKNVDIFHISGITPALSSNWKKNTITLIKAAKEAGCKISFDINYRGKLWSQKEAGEAISEILPLVDYCSAGKLDAIYLLGISEYTGNDNELAYYYQEIQKKFPNISILYSTKRKVLSASSNELIGTLWMNDSYYESQKHLINPIVDRVGGGDAFAGGILHGILVQNAPQEIINFATAASALKHTIYGDCNQFSEPEVNSFLLAGSGKINR
- a CDS encoding bifunctional 4-hydroxy-2-oxoglutarate aldolase/2-dehydro-3-deoxy-phosphogluconate aldolase; translated protein: MKRVETLQRLKGAGVIAVVRGNSKEEAVKASSAVVQGGMKGIELTFTVPNADKAISELVEMYKHDSEIVIGAGTVLDAVTARLAIMAGAEYIVSPNFDKETAELCNLYQIPYLPGCLTITEMKEALKAGVDIIKLFPGSAYGPNIVSAFKAPIPHLNIMPTGGVSLENMEDWFKAGVVAVGVGGNLLAPVANGDFEKVTEVAGQYMEKFHQIKGA
- a CDS encoding IclR family transcriptional regulator, whose product is MEKTKPYGTVLLRAAKIMDYLSENPNQSLQSIAKNTEMTTSTTLKILDTLLLIGFVSRDKNKSYRLGSKLIRYANQGVDQLDLVEVTLPYLEKLQKLIDETIHLGVLIDNEILYVNKLDAKHQTIRMSSRVGITRPLYSSAMGKAVLAELEEEDFLDYIKATPLVPYTEHTITNSIKLASELQKVRETGIAFDDEEMEKDIFCIGASLKKDGEIIGAFSVSMPKYRLTEDFKNQIIKAIVETKKELTQTWTH
- a CDS encoding VOC family protein, with amino-acid sequence MKIEHVAIWVKDLEGMKKFYTTYFEGTANSKYRNIEKKFESYFLSFKEGARIELMRKAGVDKPDSNDRIGWAHLAISLGSEEAVNELTERLQKDGYLLVNGPRLTGDGYYESVIEDPEGNLIELTV
- a CDS encoding MFS transporter, which translates into the protein MATFFLVIIYLAFISLGLPDSLLGVSWSLMQLDFDTPLETAGVLFMTIAGGTIVSSFISGAVLKKFGTGMVTFVSCLMTAGALLGFYIAPTIIWLFIFAIPLGLGAGAVDTGLNNYVATHYKAHHMSWLHCFWGVGATLGPIIMAHFISTQESWRSGYLAIAGLQLTLVIILLFTLPLWKKVGDNSNSNVNREEETLNSPLDKEEAANNRSWKIRGMKLALLSFLFYCGAEATVGLWGSSYLVTIKNISIDTAAKWVSLYYAGITIGRFITGFITLKMSNRKLIRMGQIVALVGAILLLLPFPEIWSLAGFIMVGLGLAPIFPCMLHETPTRFGKQHAQTIMGYQMAVAYTGSTFLPPLLGFMATHSTIGIFPYMIAGFIIMMLWGTERLNFVLNKRNVKESVSKVI
- a CDS encoding ROK family transcriptional regulator — encoded protein: MDATPKSMKIIIQQNIRQFLLANGSATKVELSDKLGISFPTISKFTAQMEKDGELLSAGLDDSSGGRRAKRYTYNPEYTLGLAIFLERTETNYIVFNCLGEEKAVGKISSALKDDNVKLLIEYVELLITQYPKISSISIGVPGSVDNGRIIYIPEYEYLHNFDLKGCLEHYFSIPVVIENDMNAAVLGYQNQQEKKTNISLVYLYSGQNGPGAGIIVNGKIVRGSSHFAGEVSFVPQYNNRNFGEVFKKGKSFISKEEELDATSRLIASFSAIINPDVIIFCDDEVSPMTINQLKKQSAKYIPPEHLPEFRVSDWKKDYLYGLQRLSLDLMINGRKEV